A stretch of the Aegilops tauschii subsp. strangulata cultivar AL8/78 chromosome 4, Aet v6.0, whole genome shotgun sequence genome encodes the following:
- the LOC109746837 gene encoding uncharacterized protein — protein MATGSRAPRRRRPRSPLTLIDDLVREIFLRVPVDDPVTLVRGAAGCRSWRSMLSAPNFARDYRKARSAAPVLGFLHNTTSEPEDRFASSHFVSTAAFRFRPPAYEDLSRWDVLDSRHGLALLHAPKSKRNKGFVVCDLVTSQRWKFGDPECYNVMWWPHGDHMDKRIRCSATVLCAKAQCDQLDCHGDGGPFRVALVGTDYRNLRSHATVYSSETREWRDTISVHNLDFVNGRGNSAVVGNKVYVQCVESDKVVEYNTHEQKLSLITLPFEDQEGIDESIDLMGVDDGSLLFASVLKAKLCLWTMEAGPGGAAGWARRWAIELKPSLPARFLTDRANTLVGFAEGVGVIFLSTRAGLYAIELNSGKGNKVHKGFFDKVIPYRSFCTRAIGGLADLARAVSRRTGASVLEQ, from the exons ATGGCGACCGGGTCGCGTGCgccgcgacgccgccgcccccgctCGCCGCTGACGCTGATCGACGACCTCGTGCGCGAGATCTTCCTGCGCGTACCCGTGGACGACCCCGTGACCCTCGTCCGCGGCGCCGCCGGCTGCAGGAGCTGGCGCAGCATGCTGTCCGCCCCCAACTTCGCCCGCGACTACCGCAAGGCCCGCAGTGCGGCGCCCGTGCTGGGCTTCCTCCACAACACCACCAGCGAACCGGAGGATCGCTTCGCCTCCTCACACTTCGTCTCCACCGCGGCCTTCCGCTTCCGCCCGCCGGCGTACGAGGACCTCTCGCGCTGGGACGTCCTCGACTCCCGCCATGGCCTCGCCCTCCTCCACGCCCCCAAGAGCAAGAGGAACAAGGGCTTCGTTGTCTGCGACCTCGTCACCAGCCAGCGGTGGAAATTCGGCGACCCCGAGTGCTACAACGTCATGTGGTGGCCGCACGGCGATCACATGGACAAGCGCATACGCTGTAGTGCCACGGTGCTCTGCGCCAAGGCCCAATGTGACCAGCTCGACTGCCATGGCGATGGCGGCCCTTTCCGCGTCGCCTTGGTGGGCACCGACTATAGAAACTTGAGATCCCACGCCACCGTCTACTCATCAGAGACTCGTGAGTGGAGGGACACCATCTCTGTTCACAACCTGGATTTCGTCAATGGCAGGGGGAACAGTGCTGTTGTGGGAAATAAGGTCTATGTCCAATGTGTAGAGAGTGACAAAGTCGTGGAGTACAACACGCATGAGCAAAAACTATCTCTGATCACCCTGCCATTCGAGGACCAGGAGGGGATCGACGAGAGCATTGACCTCATGGGGGTGGACGACGGCAGTCTGCTGTTTGCATCCGTGCTGAAGGCTAAACTCTGCCTATGGACTATGGAGGCTGGTCCCGGCGGAGCTGCGGGGTGGGCGCGGCGCTGGGCCATCGAGCTCAAACCATCGCTCCCTGCTCGTTTCCTCACAGACAGGGCAAATACGCTGGTTGGCTTTGCTGAAGGTGTTGGTGTCATCTTCCTGAGTACAAGGGCGGGGCTGTACGCAATTGAGCTCAATTCAGGCAAAGGCAACAAGGTTCACAAAGGGTTCTTCGATAAGGTCATACCCTACAGGAGCTTCTGCACTAGAG CAATAGGGGGGCTGGCCGACCTCGCACGCGCAGTTAGCCGGCGTACAGGAGCTTCTGTACTAGAG CAATAG